The following coding sequences lie in one Brettanomyces bruxellensis chromosome 6, complete sequence genomic window:
- a CDS encoding uncharacterized protein (BUSCO:EOG09264CA0): MAGFVHDVQKKQHRERSQPQRRKRLGLLEKKKDYRLRAADFHKKQAQLKILKNKAKSYNEDEYYHAMTRNHTDARGILISDRDQESLTNDEVMLLKTQDTGYLTTIAQREAKKIEKELKDSSTFKSSGKHTVFVSSRDELETFDPVKYFDTDASLLYNRENRLRLRQLSGKSEDGKLNPLPIVGKIDDAEGYDKAVKDVEKLKRLTRIKERMQRKKKLQGINSRLDMQKQLMNGGNVKKIPNSDGKSTYKWKNQRKK; this comes from the coding sequence ATGGCAGGATTTGTCCACGATGTTcagaaaaagcagcatAGAGAGAGATCTCAACCCCAGAGGAGAAAGCGTTTGGGAttgttggaaaaaaagaaagattaCAGACTTAGAGCAGCAGATTTTCACAAGAAACAAGCACAGCTCAAAATCTTAAAGAATAAAGCCAAGTCCTACAATGAGGACGAGTATTATCATGCTATGACGAGAAATCATACGGATGCACGTGGTATCCTAATATCTGATAGGGATCAGGAATCACTCACAAACGATGAAGTGATGCTTCTTAAAACACAGGATACAGGATATTTAACAACTATAGCACAGAGAGAggcaaagaagatagaaaagGAGTTGAAAGACAGCAGTACGTTCAAGAGCTCTGGAAAGCACACAGTGTTTGTTTCATCGAGAGATGAGCTTGAAACATTTGATCCGGTGAAATATTTCGATACCGATGCTTCATTATTATACAACAGGGAGAATAGACTTCGACTTCGACAGCTTAGCGGAAAATCAGAAGATGGAAAGTTGAATCCATTGCCTATAGTAGGCAAAATCGATGATGCTGAAGGATATGACAAGGCGGTGAAAGATGTTGAGAAGTTAAAACGCTTGACTAGGATAAAAGAGAGgatgcaaagaaagaagaagcttcaGGGTATTAACAGCAGATTAGACATGCAGAAACAGTTGATGAATGGAGGAAATGTAAAGAAGATCCCAAATTCAGACGGGAAGTCCACCTACAAGTGGAAGAATCAGAGAAAGAAGTGA
- a CDS encoding uncharacterized protein (BUSCO:EOG092624X0) gives MTELPTKVSKTVVPYKKHKTWARTFECRPQYYFQPETIDEVISIVNTARKSRRAVMTVGSGHSPSDLTMTGDWLVNLDKFNGVVAENPSADGKYTDLTVEAGMRLYELEALLAKKNLALQNLGSISEQSVAGVISTGTHGSSPYHGLISQQVVDITIVDGMGKLVKCSQKIKPGLFRAALLSLGKIGLISYVTVRAVPAFRIRSCQEVITYETLLDQFEKIWTSDEYVRVWWFPYTERCVLWRASKTLDAVSRPRKSWYGTTMGRLFYESLLWVSVHIFPRLTPYVERFVFARQYGTDETYGHGDVAVQDSVEGLNMDCLFSQYVDEWSAPLTNGPEIIRSLKKSIDQGRKTGDFFVHSPVEVRCSNTTCPNSAEPQDLTTRTPTSFGPVFGNQVRPYLDNAPRLKWAPQDKVTNGQLTLYINATMYRPFRSRAPIRKWFTVFEETLDAAGGKPHWAKNFIGSSDAKEAAETRAKAAGSRLRDDSMVGFKSKMDEWYGDDLRSFQRVRKEVDPYGVFLSGIPWVRRNGIVEEEEIQSVEKWRAEGDAKHEVQP, from the coding sequence ATGACAGAGCTTCCAACCAAAGTAAGCAAGACAGTTGTGCCATACAAGAAGCACAAGACATGGGCAAGGACTTTTGAGTGCAGACCACAGTATTACTTCCAGCCAGAGACGATCGACGAGGTGATCTCGATCGTCAATACGGCGAGAAAGTCAAGAAGAGCAGTGATGACCGTTGGATCCGGTCACTCGCCCTCTGATTTGACGATGACGGGGGACTGGCTGGTGAATTTGGACAAGTTCAACGGCGTGGTGGCGGAGAACCCTTCGGCGGATGGGAAATACACGGATCTGACGGTGGAGGCAGGCATGAGACTATACGAGTTGGAGGCATTGCttgcaaagaagaatcttGCCCTGCAGAACTTGGGATCGATCAGCGAGCAGTCGGTTGCCGGGGTGATTTCCACGGGAACGCACGGCTCATCGCCATACCATGGGCTGATCAGTCAGCAGGTTGTGGACATCACAATTGTGGATGGAATGGGGAAGTTGGTGAAATGCTCGCAGAAGATAAAGCCCGGGCTCTTCCGGGCGGCGTTACTCTCATTGGGAAAGATCGGGCTCATCAGCTATGTGACTGTGAGGGCAGTGCCTGCGTTTAGGATCCGGTCGTGCCAGGAAGTGATCACTTACGAGACGCTTTTGGACCAATTCGAGAAAATATGGACCAGTGACGAGTACGTGAGAGTCTGGTGGTTCCCGTACACGGAGAGGTGCGTTCTCTGGCGGGCATCGAAGACGCTTGACGCGGTCAGCCGGCCCCGGAAGTCCTGGTACGGCACCACGATGGGCAGATTGTTCTACGAGTCCTTGTTGTGGGTCTCCGTGCACATTTTCCCCAGACTCACGCCATACGTGGAGCGGTTCGTGTTTGCCAGGCAGTACGGCACAGACGAGACGTACGGACACGGAGATGTGGCCGTTCAGGACTCTGTTGAAGGTCTCAACATGGACTGCTTGTTCTCGCAGTACGTGGATGAATGGTCTGCTCCCTTGACCAACGGACCGGAAATCATCCGGTCGTTGAAGAAATCCATCGACCAGGGAAGAAAGACGGGTGATTTCTTCGTGCATTCGCCGGTTGAGGTGCGTTGCTCGAACACAACATGTCCAAATTCGGCCGAGCCGCAGGATTTGACCACCCGTACACCAACGTCCTTTGGCCCCGTGTTTGGAAACCAGGTCAGACCGTACCTGGACAACGCACCGAGGTTGAAGTGGGCCCCACAGGACAAAGTCACCAACGGCCAGCTCACGCTTTACATTAATGCCACGATGTACAGGCCGTTCCGCAGCAGGGCACCGATCAGAAAATGGTTTACTGTCTTCGAGGAGACCTTAGATGCTGCCGGGGGAAAGCCTCACTGGGCCAAGAACTTCATCGGGTCGTCTGATGCCAAGGAAGCCGCGGAAACCAGGGCAAAAGCCGCCGGAAGCAGGCTGAGAGACGACTCCATGGTTGGATTCAAGAGCAAGATGGATGAATGGTACGGGGATGATCTCCGGAGCTTCCAGCGGGTCAGAAAGGAGGTCGATCCGTATGGAGTCTTCCTCAGTGGAATTCCTTGGGTCCGCAGAAATGGAATTGtcgaagaagaggaaatcCAGAGTGTGGAGAAATGGCGTGCCGAGGGGGATGCAAAGCACGAGGTGCAGCCTTGA
- a CDS encoding uncharacterized protein (BUSCO:EOG09264DOU): MVDESGKKDEGDGKGSALPSSTDTSSFSSILANVAKMRAQASGDIQKGDSAQKSLNSISGTKPLSGVPYKSLNGVSDVSQFRTARQVQHDINANIRYGSQKKPKQVIIRGQSGKKSNYETTKHTRLRKHTFSSIQVNKTQNGNPLLTYLTSVSYKFNGQIHDVDYLVNSRCFAIFLSVKYHKLHPEYIYHKIQKIGYNPSNKGMLRLMLVLVDVESSDDSMRELNKLCLLNNLTLIAAWSFEQCADYLTGLKQCEMNTAKTLIQGSSKRDDDIDDDLSYYKRVVEILTTIKAINKTDAINLVSHFGSLKELCQKANEANLQEIPGMGQRKIKQLLKVINDPFVYR, translated from the coding sequence ATGGTAGACGAGAGTGgcaaaaaagatgaaggtGATGGGAAGGGTTCGGCTTTACCATCCAGCACTGATACAAGTTCGTTTTCCAGTATTTTAGCCAATGTTGCTAAAATGCGGGCACAGGCTAGTGGTGATATTCAAAAGGGTGATTCAGCACAAAAAAGCCTAAATAGTATATCCGGTACAAAGCCGTTATCAGGTGTGCCATATAAATCCTTAAATGGAGTTAGCGATGTATCGCAATTTCGAACGGCTCGTCAAGTTCAGCATGATataaatgcaaatattagATATGGGTCTCAGAAGAAGCCGAAACAAGTGATAATTAGGGGCCAGTCGGGAAAGAAATCGAATTACGAAACTACAAAACATACAAGACTCAGAAAGCATACATTCAGTTCTATTCAGGTTAACAAAACACAAAATGGTAATCCGTTACTCACATATTTAACCAGTGTCTCATACAAATTCAACGGTCAGATTCATGACGTCGACTACTTAGTGAACTCACGCTGCTTCGCCATCTTTTTGTCGGTAAAGTATCACAAGTTACATcctgaatatatataccaTAAAATACAAAAGATTGGATATAATCCCTCCAACAAAGGAATGCTACGGTTAATGTTGGTTCTGGTTGATGTGGAAAGTTCGGATGACTCCATGCGGGAGTTGAATAAACTGTGCTTGCTTAATAATCTGACGTTAATTGCTGCCTGGTCTTTCGAACAGTGTGCAGACTATCTAACCGGTCTAAAACAATGTGAGATGAATACTGCGAAAACTCTGATTCAGGGAAGTTCAAAGCGAGATGATGACATAGATGACGATCTAAGCTATTATAAGCGTGTTGTAGAGATTTTAACCACGATAAAAGCAATTAACAAAACCGACGCTATCAATTTGGTTTCTCATTTTGGAAGTCTTAAAGAGCTTTgccaaaaagcaaatgaaGCAAATCTTCAAGAAATACCTGGAATGGGACAAAGGAAGATAAAGCAACTTTTAAAGGTCATTAACGATCCTTTTGTGTACAGGtaa
- a CDS encoding uncharacterized protein (BUSCO:EOG092655L0) has product MSGEKVNLTELEPQQILQFKAQINKELENLHNSFSALKVAQMKYKECHSDVKKVNANPKQDIMVPLTASLYVPGKIKDSDNFLIDVGTGYYVEKSCGEALEFFQGRLDKLKEDSSKLTSLIKEKVQVVQRVDQVLRQKLAEQQKVLEKQGKSKK; this is encoded by the exons ATGTCAGGGGAAAAAG TAAATTTAACGGAACTCGAACCACAACAGATTTTGCAATTCAAGGCACAGATAAACAAGGAGCTTGAAAATCTTCACAACTCCTTTAGTGCGCTAAAGGTGGCCCAGATGAAATATAAGGAATGCCACTCTGATGTGAAAAAGGTGAATGCCAATCCAAAGCAGGACATAATGGTTCCTCTTACGGCTTCGTTATATGTGCCCGGAAAGATCAAGGATAGTGACAATTTCCTTATAGATGTTGGCACTGGATACTATGTGGAAAAGAGTTGTGGCGAGGCgcttgaattttttcaagGCAGGCTAGAcaaattgaaagaagacTCATCCAAGTTGACATCTTTGATCAAGGAGAAAGTTCAGGTGGTGCAAAGAGTGGATCAAGTTTTGAGACAGAAATTGGCTGAACAGCAGAAAGTGCTTGAAAAGCAAGGcaaaagtaaaaaataa
- a CDS encoding uncharacterized protein (BUSCO:EOG09260WUA) has protein sequence MSALETPQKGQVSVSEQSHVYPVNPESTEIQESKFIQNNKYLKNEHQFTYYNVPGANYAGPSQLKRYQLAFESGIGDEVDFCLNSLIGNSFTHGKEINLKKEYSFLTEYLIYYLNCQTFNPCAENKDMDKSLGSALILRNLAQDIDNSQVISMNMQIRDVILSILQNPIILQDEFSDPQYEQCKELLRYTMDIVEAISSYLAPVPAEDPLFMSLISLLRTVEDRSTITTIFRSMSRMMYNSKKEGDAPDSIEDDVLDTVVSFLALSIDSQNDSDELILTSLDFLYQFIQHSRVDRLLSSFERAQVLGTFLPKLLVFKLDYKTELTQPLPMLQLIQRVHDPIPDNPPVFPDELIASLNQLPEPDRATAWIRCAFAADLGGDVTQISLWRCYETQFAPFIGTQNLKLLPAVDFIKNVQHAFPRSSAMVITLDNGTKKFIIKGIRPRVAAVGIEQGKNDALVSGASITSRGNWAKYSKMKDSIQEPYKLFQYNANSHLQLNEINTSASLLLKQMVCSKSGLDLFTGRKDDLIDKLLLVPNLLPYIYDVLKRLPY, from the coding sequence ATGAGTGCACTGGAAACGCCTCAGAAAGGTCAGGTATCTGTTTCCGAACAGTCGCATGTTTATCCGGTTAATCCAGAAAGTACAGAAATTCAAGAATCTAAGTTCATCCAAAACAACAAATATCTTAAAAATGAGCATCAGTTCACATATTACAATGTCCCAGGTGCAAATTATGCAGGGCCCTCGCAGCTGAAGAGATATCAGCTGGCTTTTGAGTCTGGAATTGGCGATGAAGTCGATTTTTGCTTAAATTCATTGATCGGTAACTCCTTCACACATGGGAAAGAAATTAATCTCAAGAAAGagtattcttttcttacCGAGTACTTgatttattatttaaattGTCAGACATTTAACCCATGTGCAGAGAATAAAGATATGGACAAAAGTTTGGGCTCCGCCCTCATCCTACGAAACCTAGCTCAGGATATAGATAACTCCCAAGTCATCTCTATGAACATGCAAATAAGAGATGTGATACTTTCTATCCTCCAGAATCCAATAATCCTTCAGGATGAGTTTTCGGATCCACAATATGAGCAGTGCAAGGAGCTTCTAAGATATACTATGGATATAGTTGAGGCCATATCTTCTTACCTAGCCCCTGTTCCAGCGGAAGATCCATTGTTTATGTCTTTAATCTCGCTTTTGCGAACCGTGGAAGACAGATCAACAATCACAACTATTTTCAGATCCATGAGCAGAATGATGTATAACTCAAAGAAGGAAGGTGATGCACCAGATAGTATCGAGGATGATGTTTTAGACACTGTTGTTTCCTTCTTAGCACTTTCGATCGATTCACAAAACGATAGCGACGAGCTTATTCTAACCTCATTGGATTTTCTATATCAATTCATCCAGCACAGCCGTGTGGACCGTTTGCTGTCTTCCTTTGAAAGAGCACAGGTGTTGGGCACATTTTTGCCAAAATTGCTTGTCTTCAAGTTAGATTACAAAACAGAGCTTACACAGCCATTACCGATGCTACAACTTATCCAAAGAGTACATGATCCTATTCCGGATAACCCCCCTGTGTTTCCTGATGAGCTCATTGCCTCACTCAACCAATTGCCAGAACCAGACAGAGCTACTGCCTGGATCAGATGTGCGTTTGCTGCAGATTTGGGCGGTGACGTCACGCAGATCTCGTTATGGAGATGCTATGAAACACAATTTGCACCATTTATCGGTACCCAAAACTTGAAACTTCTGCCTGCCGTTGACTTCATCAAAAATGTCCAGCATGCCTTCCCTAGATCCTCGGCAATGGTTATCACTCTTGATAACGGGACAAAGAAGTTTATCATTAAGGGAATACGTCCAAGAGTGGCAGCTGTTGGTATAGAGCAGGGGAAGAACGATGCCCTTGTATCTGGTGCATCCATCACTAGTCGTGGAAATTGGGCGAAGTATAGCAAGATGAAAGATTCCATTCAAGAGCCTTACAAATTGTTCCAGTACAACGCTAACAGTCACTTGCAGCTTAATGAAATTAACACCTCTGCTAGCCTTCTTTTGAAGCAGATGGTTTGCAGTAAGAGTGGTCTAGATCTTTTTACTGGGCGAAAGGATGATCTCATCGACAAGCTTCTTCTGGTGCCCAACTTGCTTCCGTACATTTACGACGTTTTGAAGCGGTTGCCCTACTGA
- a CDS encoding uncharacterized protein (SECRETED:SignalP(1-17)), whose product MLLKSLLISSLVTLTASSPINPIYFQKRDLTVEPECLGGNFQARCKQDKYPCANATVSDVKSIGDNIYNITLNFVAQQCADLSNLGELKIIGLKSPNGGTDVLFSRNSNVLTDINPCQWSATFPIYGEQSGTLTCTPSFQIQYDWFSGTDTSTSDKATWKYKSSYDYSFTCSEDNQGNIQGDFPEYCWPAGSESTSSTSTSSKTKSTSTSKTTSTSKSTSKSTTTSKSTSTSSSKTSTSSSSTKTTSSSSTKSTKSSSVPSTSSTSTSSVPSTSSTSTETSTSTSSVPSTSSTSTETSTSTSSVPSTSSTSTETSTSTSSTSTETSTSTSSVPSTSSTSTETSTSTSSVPSTSSPSTETSTSTSSTSTETSTSTSSVPSTSSTSTETSTSTSSVPSTSSTSTEASSVLSTSSTSTETSTSTSSVPSTSSTSTEASSVPSTSSTSTEASSVPSTSGTSTETSTSTSSTSTETSSLAESSTGSIVHSTSSEVPSTISGSETTESPYTIIGTLSALFSSSGNESTSFSTETLPISTTGVETPSKSGETSPIESGSGESGSISTSSRGVAAIFRTAQLEETTTFFTTVTVPCSTLITTTTCTVNKCTAFETIVPTSTIVTLETTSVLGSSPAAETSVSGAGYRSIETGTSKTTFTHTSTVTSYSVTSSSGETFTPVVTTNTFSSSVETSSNGIEATSPPSTVGTSIQPETISTSATVAPESVIPSASEFVGAGAMYTPDTITVFVIGLLTLIV is encoded by the coding sequence ATGTTACTAAAGTCGCTATTGATTAGTTCTTTGGTTACTCTTACTGCTAGTTCTCCAATAAATCCCATTTACTTTCAAAAAAGGGATTTGACGGTAGAGCCGGAATGCTTGGGTGGAAATTTTCAAGCGAGATGCAAGCAAGATAAGTATCCTTGTGCCAATGCGACTGTTTCAGATGTCAAATCGATAGGTGATAACATTTATAACATTACGCTTAATTTTGTTGCCCAGCAGTGCGCAGACCTTTCTAACTTGGGCGaattaaaaattattgGTCTTAAATCTCCAAATGGAGGCACtgatgttcttttttcaagaaattcaaacGTACTTACAGATATTAACCCATGTCAATGGTCTGCAACATTTCCGATTTATGGAGAACAAAGCGGAACTTTAACCTGTACACCGTCATTCCAGATTCAATATGACTGGTTCTCGGGCACTGATACTTCGACAAGTGATAAGGCAACATGGAAATATAAATCTTCTTACGATTATTCGTTTACTTGCAGTGAAGATAATCAGGGAAACATACAGGGAGATTTTCCTGAATACTGTTGGCCGGCCGGTTCAGAAAGCACGTCATCTACTTCTACTTCCAGCAAAACAAAGTCAACCTCTACTTCTAAGACCACCTCTACTTCTAAGTCAACCTCTAAGTCTACAACAACATCCAAATCAACCTCAACATCTTCAAGCAAAACATCAACTTCGAGCAGTTCAACGAAGACAACTTCTAGTTCTTCTACAAAATCCACCAAATCTTCGAGTGTTCCTTCGACATCAAGTACCTCGACATCAAGTGTtccatcaacatcaagtaCTTCCACTGAGACTTCTACCTCGACATCAAGTGttccttcaacatcaagtacCTCGACTGAGACTTCTACCTCGACATCAAGTGttccttcaacatcaagtacTTCCACTGAGACTTCTACCTCGACATCAAGTACCTCGACTGAGACTTCTACCTCGACATCAAGTGTCccttcaacatcaagtacTTCCACTGAGACTTCTACCTCGACATCAAGTGttccttcaacatcaagtcCTTCCACTGAGACTTCTACCTCGACATCAAGTACCTCGACTGAGACTTCTACCTCGACATCAAGTGttccttcaacatcaagtacCTCGACTGAGACTTCTACCTCGACATCAAGTGttccttcaacatcaagtacTTCAACTGAAGCTTCGAGTGTTCTCTCAACATCAAGTACCTCGACTGAGACTTCTACATCGACATCAAGTGttccttcaacatcaagtacCTCAACTGAAGCTTCGAGTGTTCCCTCAACATCAAGTACTTCAACTGAAGCTTCGAGTGTTCCTTCAACATCAGGTACCTCGACTGAGACTTCTACCTCAACATCAAGTACCTCAACTGAGACATCTTCTTTGGCGGAGTCTTCTACTGGTTCAATTGTTCATTCAACATCAAGTGAAGTTCCATCTACCATATCTGGAAGTGAAACTACAGAGAGTCCATACACAATCATTGGAACCTTGTCGGCTCTTTTCAGTTCAAGTGGAAACGAATCCACTTCATTCTCAACCGAAACTTTGCCAATTTCGACAACGGGAGTTGAGACACCATCCAAATCTGGTGAAACATCGCCGATTGAATCAGGTTCGGGTGAGAGTGGATCAATATCAACTTCCAGTAGAGGTGTTGCAGCGATATTCCGCACGGCCCAATTAGAAGAAACAACCACATTTTTCACCACAGTTACAGTTCCTTGCTCTACCTTGATTACAACCACAACATGTACTGTAAACAAATGTACTGCTTTTGAGACAATTGTGCCAACTAGTACGATCGTCACATTGGAAACAACATCCGTTTTAGGATCTTCACCAGCTGCAGAAACTTCAGTTTCCGGTGCCGGATATAGATCTATTGAAACGGGTACGTCTAAGACAACATTCACACATACCTCAACGGTGACATCATATTCTGTCACTAGCTCCTCTGGAGAGACATTTACGCCAGTTGTGACGACTAATACATTTTCCTCAAGTGTTGAGACTTCATCAAATGGAATAGAAGCCACAAGCCCTCCTTCGACCGTTGGAACGTCCATTCAACCGGAAACAATTTCAACATCTGCTACCGTTGCTCCCGAAAGTGTTATTCCATCAGCTTCTGAATTTGTCGGAGCTGGTGCAATGTACACACCAGATACAATTACTGTCTTCGTAATTGGATTGCTTACGTTAATAGTTTAA